The stretch of DNA TTGTCGATTACTGATTATTGACATTTTGATCGTCTCGTGCCGGGCAAAATTTTTTCTTCGAGGAGAATGGGAATCTCAAACATCACCTATCATGTCTAAATCACTGCCGATGTGAAGGcccaaaaaatataacaaatgtTAAACTGTTGATACATATTATAAAATAGGTGATTTTTTTTAGGTTAGAGAGAGTAAAATAACTAAAATTAGGGCATTATAAATAGCTGAATGGGTAGGACTTGTGTTGGATGCTGCATAGATTACTCATAATGACAAATTATGTTTCGAGAGTGATGCTCATTGCTCCTAGAACACGATCCATGTTAACAGAAGAACTTTCAACTTTGAAAGTTTGCAAAGTTGTCAGTTGAAAAGTATACTCGtttatcttttgtttttgtGCTTTTGTTCCATATCTGAAATGACTACCTTTAACCAAATGACTGCAAATGACATATTTTATTCTCTCGCATTACAATATTACAATAAATCGACATGTAAAATCTATCCGAGATTCAAAACCCAATCGACATATGCAAAAATGGCAACATTGCCTTGACGCGAAACAAAATTgcgtctgataatgattttatattattgatAAAGTTTTAGCGAAAATCCTAGGGAAGTTATAAAACaatagttgagttagggttagaAATACGTGTTCAAAATATTCGAATAACACcaatttaaataatttgaaattgCCTTTGAGCCTGCTAAACTGATAGAGTAAATGGTTTCGCGAAAGCAGATGAATAATTTTGACGTTTGTTCCGGAACCAGAACTCGATCGGATTTGATATTAGCACGatgttgcattctgtaatccgaaTGAGATCGGGGATCTGCGGGATCTAAAAAGCAGTCGATGCAATTCGGGAACCACATGCTCCTAAATTAGTACGAAACAGCTTCTCTCGGAGAAATTACCAGCCCCTCCCGGTTAAGCTAATTACAAAGTAAGTTTCTGTCAGTGCTAATTACAATTAGTCTCTTTCTATTTCGGCAAATTGAAACAAAGAGAGCTGAAGTGAGAACGTGTAACACCACACCCAAACTCCCCGTTTGTTTCATCCTGCCAAGTTCCGTCCAGCATCGGGGGGTGAGTTTGATTTTAATGCGACTAGTTGAATTTTCGCAGATTGCGGAATATTTTCCCGTCGTATTAATTTCATTAGATCAGTTAAGTTGCGTTCACTTCGTTGTCTTCCCCAACTTTCCACGGTAAGCCCCCTTATTCTACGCGGCGAATGACGCGAGATGGCTCAAGtgactgcattcccgtaggcgaatggcgtggcTATAGTtcgtcactaggtgagatttgaagtcgtgtcctcatttgttatcgactCGAGCGTCAAATAGAAGCTAAAAAGTAAAGTGGCTTCCAGAATAAAGTAGTAAACTTTGCAAtttcacgtcactcgccgcgcggaatagaGGGGAAGGTAAAATCTCGGACAGAGCGTTGAAATCACCAGGAAGAGTTTATTTAGTTTTCATAATTAAATTTCCTTGTTGGTATGGCAAAACCCGAGAAAAAAAGTTAGTTCTCGATGAAGGAATAGGTTTTCGGCATGGCGAGCAGCATCGTCCGTCTGGTTGCCACTGCGGTCAGTGCTTCCGGTTTCACCTGGTACGGGTCGTGTTCCGGCGTGCAGAGATACTGATATTTGGGCGTCGCCAGTTTCTTGGTCCGGTAGAGCGACAGCGGTTGGATGACCCGCTTGTTGATGCACATAACCTTTTTCATGGGAAAGCACCGGATAACCTCCTGATAGTTGAGCTTCGGCTGGCTTAATAGGTTGATCCGCTGGGTTGGCACGTAGCTTTTGGCTAGGGGCGAAATGGTGCGGAGGGGATCCGCCACATGGCAGTGGCAGCTCTGTGGGCCAAGTGGACAAACGTGCGATGTTTGATGCGAACCGAAGGTTGGCTTTGGACGTGCCAACGTATTCATGCGTGGTTTCAGCTGACTGAGGGGGACCTTTGGCAGAGTCTACCGAGGATTGCATAACTTTAGAAGGAGTGTTGACAATAATGGTGTGGATAGGATTTATACCGGTTGCTGGAAGGTTTTCTCGTTTTGCAGGTCTTTTTTCGGGACAGCCAGTTGCTCCAAATATTTACCGTGAATTTTCCATTCACGCTCGGTCCACGCTTTCTGCTTCGGTGGGCACTTTGGTTGCGTTGCTGGTCGGGCTTGTTTCTTGCTTTTGCCACCGAAACATCCCATACCggaaatttatttatattttcgcTTTTTCTTCCcgaaatgaaaaatgtactgacCGCcacgcaatgtttttttttgtgagaatCTCAACGGTTACtgagaaaaatgaatgaaaaattaatgaattaatGGTTCTCACTTCTCCCGAGgtacttgtgtcatttttattgTACTTAGTTTATGTTTCAGTGACAGATAATACACTTTGATTGCCTCCTAGGTGGCAAGTTCGAGAATATACGTGTACAAGTTGGGGGAAATTttgttgacgaaaaatctcccgaccTGAAAGACAATCGAAGTCGAAACTCCTGGCATTATATGTGCGACGTTTACTACTCGGCCACCGGAACCACTTCTAACCTAAAAATAAAACCATAAAAACGATTGGCACGTAGACACTCGAACACGCAGCCTGTCTTTCATTTCCgtgttcatttttcatcttgatGGCATCGAACAAAACTTCTGTGGAAAAACGTATTGGGAGTCTTCAGTTACACGTGTTCCCATTGTGGGTGCGGACGCAGACCAACGGAACCCAT from Toxorhynchites rutilus septentrionalis strain SRP chromosome 3, ASM2978413v1, whole genome shotgun sequence encodes:
- the LOC129776504 gene encoding uncharacterized protein LOC129776504 — its product is MGCFGGKSKKQARPATQPKCPPKQKAWTEREWKIHGKYLEQLAVPKKDLQNEKTFQQPTLPKVPLSQLKPRMNTLARPKPTFGSHQTSHVCPLGPQSCHCHVADPLRTISPLAKSYVPTQRINLLSQPKLNYQEVIRCFPMKKVMCINKRVIQPLSLYRTKKLATPKYQYLCTPEHDPYQVKPEALTAVATRRTMLLAMPKTYSFIEN